A region from the Candidatus Electrothrix scaldis genome encodes:
- a CDS encoding transposase, translating into MHNKNIKRIVQKELKKNYPNWNRLNRKTKKEISRKVLAQVAGEYDFKQEISASSDELLGVEQQVQTKGIISLDQMADIVNESKNNNIMKLCGKSRFAKYIKDEELRFIDQLLDNEIINRLLAYEGYSPAMRDLFPHNMFRAELLKTIKYPEISYRKFCDKEYLGLDRKQNRAFIGLSLREKAIIDHTQLSKFRHSLTFVQQINITVYILHHFLQSGMLGDHILHGVDSTELANECKIPLASLNINGQNIRIYSDLDSDCGKRRNKRDKSVYVVGYRLHTLTAIDTETGHSFPIISLLAPANHHDSHFLSLLVDVAQAMGVEVKLVTADTAYHDNDGSLHGKTGIYVTTPPCSTVSTPDNVDTANGTVFCHNECSVPMEYAGVDEDHHEYKCAANTGECLLKGSCPQCRSISLDRGFFQRIPYHVEQIREAHDIRKNCERPFNLLKHQTGLETVRVRGQSAITVRCTFSSISLLLLKMAGTRKKRTC; encoded by the coding sequence ATGCATAATAAAAATATCAAACGTATCGTACAAAAAGAGCTCAAGAAAAACTATCCCAATTGGAACCGTCTGAATCGAAAAACCAAAAAAGAAATCTCTCGAAAAGTTCTTGCGCAGGTCGCAGGCGAGTATGATTTTAAACAGGAGATTTCAGCCTCGTCGGATGAGCTGCTCGGCGTGGAGCAACAGGTTCAGACAAAAGGCATTATCAGCCTTGACCAGATGGCTGATATTGTCAATGAATCAAAAAATAACAATATCATGAAGCTTTGCGGAAAAAGTCGTTTCGCCAAATATATCAAAGATGAAGAACTCCGGTTTATCGACCAGCTGCTTGACAACGAAATTATCAATCGCCTGTTAGCTTATGAGGGCTATAGTCCTGCTATGCGGGACTTATTTCCTCACAACATGTTTCGTGCCGAACTGCTCAAGACGATCAAGTATCCAGAAATAAGCTACCGAAAATTCTGTGATAAAGAATACCTCGGCCTTGACCGCAAACAGAACCGCGCCTTTATCGGATTGTCATTGCGTGAAAAAGCAATTATTGACCATACTCAGCTCAGCAAATTCCGTCATTCCCTTACATTTGTCCAACAAATTAATATTACGGTGTATATTTTGCACCATTTTTTGCAGTCCGGGATGCTTGGTGACCATATTCTGCACGGAGTGGACTCTACCGAACTGGCCAATGAATGTAAAATCCCCTTGGCTTCACTAAATATCAATGGCCAAAACATACGTATTTACAGTGATCTCGATAGCGACTGTGGAAAACGACGCAACAAGCGTGACAAATCTGTATACGTAGTCGGCTATCGTCTGCATACGTTAACCGCGATTGATACTGAAACCGGTCATAGTTTTCCGATTATCTCCCTGCTTGCACCGGCAAATCACCATGACAGCCATTTTCTTTCGCTTTTGGTTGATGTGGCGCAGGCTATGGGCGTTGAGGTGAAACTGGTCACCGCCGATACTGCCTATCATGACAATGACGGATCATTGCACGGCAAAACAGGTATATACGTGACAACCCCACCCTGTTCCACAGTATCTACACCGGACAATGTTGATACCGCCAATGGCACGGTTTTCTGCCATAACGAATGTTCTGTTCCTATGGAGTATGCGGGCGTTGACGAAGATCATCACGAGTATAAATGCGCAGCAAATACAGGTGAATGCCTTCTTAAAGGAAGCTGCCCTCAATGTCGAAGCATATCATTAGACAGAGGCTTTTTCCAGCGAATACCTTACCATGTCGAGCAGATACGGGAGGCGCATGATATTCGCAAGAACTGTGAACGGCCTTTCAATCTGTTAAAGCATCAAACCGGTCTTGAAACCGTTCGGGTTCGCGGTCAGTCCGCAATCACAGTTCGATGTACGTTCAGCAGCATCTCTTTGTTATTGTTAAAAATGGCAGGAACCCGCAAAAAAAGAACCTGCTAA
- a CDS encoding ISKra4 family transposase encodes MYSPCHLTESNIEHYLRSFEALDKLASHISGIEFSTSSFGDVEAVIQQKGQEIIRQLAQGYLSQRSAEEEKKEFVLGEDGIRRNRRRTDCTRKIESRFGEVELSRIGYYGQFVGSVFPLDAELNLPPDKYSHGLRSEIAHLTAVASFDETLEFLERQGGGILPKRQLQEVSADIVRDFKEFYEQPLDLSSVKGSILVITADGKGVSMHNQDLRPAAKKQAEKDQDKKKARLQPGEKKGRKRMATVVSVYDTSPYQRTPEQLLNIDGEVAPERPEIKNKRVWAEITEDMGNALDQGFREALRRDPEQEMEWVVLIDGQTDLVRQVEVQAEKHDVKVTVIQDFIHVVEYLWKAVHALYPEKENAEKREKWVQGRTLEILKGNAQSVASGLRRAATRRGLDENKRIPADTAANYIKKNQKRLRYEEALLKGLPIATGVIEGACRHLVKDRMDLTGARWRLKSADAVLKLRALKTSGDLKKYLNFHFWKERCRNYIWMPNGDAVPAMI; translated from the coding sequence ATGTACAGCCCCTGTCACCTTACGGAAAGCAATATTGAGCATTATCTTCGGTCTTTTGAAGCACTTGATAAACTGGCGTCCCATATATCCGGTATAGAATTCTCCACATCCTCTTTCGGAGACGTGGAAGCAGTTATTCAACAGAAAGGACAGGAAATTATACGGCAGCTGGCGCAGGGATATCTGTCTCAGCGTTCCGCAGAAGAAGAGAAAAAAGAATTTGTTCTCGGAGAAGACGGTATTCGTCGCAATCGTCGCAGAACAGATTGTACTCGAAAAATTGAATCACGTTTCGGAGAGGTCGAGCTGTCACGAATCGGTTATTACGGGCAGTTTGTCGGCAGCGTTTTTCCTCTGGATGCCGAGTTGAATTTGCCGCCCGACAAGTATTCACACGGCCTACGAAGTGAAATAGCGCATTTGACGGCAGTCGCTTCTTTTGACGAAACATTGGAGTTTCTGGAACGTCAGGGAGGCGGAATACTGCCTAAACGTCAACTTCAGGAAGTATCCGCAGATATTGTTCGTGATTTCAAGGAATTTTACGAGCAACCCCTTGACTTGTCGTCCGTAAAGGGCAGTATTTTAGTCATTACGGCGGACGGTAAGGGCGTATCAATGCATAATCAGGATCTGCGTCCCGCCGCCAAAAAACAAGCGGAAAAGGATCAGGATAAGAAAAAAGCCCGACTTCAGCCCGGAGAGAAAAAGGGGCGTAAGCGGATGGCGACCGTTGTCTCAGTGTATGACACATCCCCTTATCAGCGCACTCCTGAACAGCTTCTCAATATTGACGGGGAAGTCGCACCGGAGCGTCCAGAAATTAAAAACAAGCGGGTCTGGGCGGAGATTACGGAAGATATGGGAAACGCCCTTGACCAGGGATTCCGGGAGGCGCTTCGACGAGACCCTGAACAAGAAATGGAATGGGTTGTTCTTATCGACGGGCAGACCGATCTGGTCAGGCAGGTCGAGGTACAGGCGGAGAAGCATGATGTAAAAGTAACCGTTATTCAGGATTTTATTCATGTTGTCGAGTACCTGTGGAAGGCGGTTCATGCTCTTTATCCAGAGAAAGAGAACGCTGAAAAACGAGAAAAGTGGGTTCAGGGCCGTACGCTTGAGATTTTGAAAGGAAACGCGCAAAGCGTGGCGAGCGGATTGCGTCGTGCGGCTACACGTAGAGGATTAGATGAAAATAAACGTATCCCTGCGGATACTGCTGCGAATTATATCAAGAAAAATCAGAAACGACTGAGATATGAAGAAGCTCTTTTGAAAGGACTGCCTATCGCCACCGGTGTAATAGAGGGAGCTTGTCGTCACTTGGTCAAGGATCGTATGGATCTCACCGGTGCTCGTTGGCGACTGAAATCAGCGGATGCTGTGCTGAAGCTAAGGGCGCTGAAAACCAGCGGAGATCTGAAAAAATACCTGAACTTTCATTTTTGGAAGGAGCGGTGCAGGAACTATATCTGGATGCCGAACGGTGATGCAGTTCCGGCAATGATATAA
- a CDS encoding helicase-related protein translates to MQDLGLILFDSLPEETLPESVNELIKLVKKTIHKNYRLAKVLQKRIAFHYGNMPLLIREEVEKLFKTGEIKYLICTSTLLEGVNLPAKSIFIRKPNRGNHKPMNQNDFWNLAGRAGRWGKEFSGNIICIEPQDWKTPPTPNKRKQLIRRALDKIEKDSTDLANFIEKGSLREEAERRPDLEFAFGYYYTNFLNGDRLSTNDNLNRQLFGKFKTIKEKIKIPANIIKRNPGISPLAQQLLLDYFTENLHRVDEMVPVYPEDENAYQEYAKLIGRIGKTISVYPSQLTNSRSILLIYWMSGKPLSFLIRKSYESYQKNPVKYKAKTLPVVIREVMKNVEDFVRFRFAKDSSCYIDILRHFFVIIRDRPLLASFLMLC, encoded by the coding sequence TTGCAGGATTTAGGTCTCATATTATTTGATAGCTTGCCAGAAGAGACCCTACCTGAAAGCGTTAACGAATTGATAAAGCTGGTAAAAAAGACAATCCACAAAAACTATCGTTTAGCCAAAGTCTTACAGAAACGAATTGCCTTTCATTATGGAAATATGCCTTTACTTATCAGAGAAGAAGTTGAGAAACTCTTTAAAACTGGTGAAATAAAATATCTCATATGCACATCAACTTTACTTGAGGGCGTAAATCTACCCGCAAAATCAATATTTATCAGAAAACCCAATCGTGGCAATCATAAACCAATGAATCAAAACGATTTTTGGAACCTTGCCGGTAGAGCGGGTAGATGGGGTAAAGAATTTAGTGGCAATATTATTTGCATTGAACCTCAAGATTGGAAAACCCCGCCAACCCCAAACAAGAGAAAGCAGTTAATCAGGCGAGCGCTTGATAAAATTGAGAAAGACAGTACGGATCTTGCTAACTTCATTGAAAAAGGAAGTCTTCGAGAGGAGGCTGAGCGTAGGCCGGATTTAGAGTTTGCATTTGGATATTATTATACCAATTTTCTCAATGGCGATAGACTAAGTACTAATGATAATCTCAACAGGCAACTGTTTGGTAAGTTTAAAACAATTAAAGAAAAAATTAAGATTCCTGCAAATATTATAAAAAGAAATCCCGGCATATCTCCTTTAGCGCAACAACTATTGTTGGATTATTTTACGGAGAACCTTCATCGGGTTGATGAAATGGTACCAGTTTATCCAGAAGATGAAAATGCATACCAAGAATATGCAAAATTGATTGGTAGAATAGGAAAAACAATATCTGTTTATCCAAGCCAACTAACTAACTCGAGATCAATTTTGTTAATCTATTGGATGTCAGGGAAGCCACTTTCATTTTTAATAAGAAAAAGTTACGAATCATACCAAAAGAACCCTGTAAAATATAAAGCCAAAACCCTTCCTGTTGTTATAAGGGAAGTAATGAAGAATGTTGAAGATTTCGTAAGATTTCGTTTTGCTAAGGACTCAAGTTGTTACATAGACATTCTCAGGCATTTTTTTGTGATAATAAGGGACAGACCCCTATTAGCCTCTTTTCTCATGTTATGTTAG
- a CDS encoding IS1380 family transposase, producing the protein MKSKQNKRSARVSPKKIQINKGAKGVTAQAGLIPAVKFLQKHNVGQLIQETLEHQRGATATYDAVDIIFLPLIAIIGGARSISNIATVWADSVLCRIAGWRLIPDETTFGRLFRTFSYRHINNLEVLNHRLRARMWRKGLRSGKSKVGAAHCLVVDVDSTEKTVYGSQQGAAKGFNPHKRGAKSYHPLLAFCAESKEILQGWLRCGNAYTSNGIVEFTKQLLAHLPNGTRILFRGDSGFFVGALLDLLDQYGHSYLIKVKLKGLVTLLSKQSWEPVPGQAGWEQCIFFHKCTTWSSTRLFVAVRREKPADPAKPATLFEMKEFDYFCYVVSEIADPWQVHKRYGQRATCETWIEEAKNQTALVHIKTEDFWANSVLFQTAILAYNTIRWMALLSGNAVLRRWEPGTIRTFLVRVAGKYTTGGRQQKLFVPERMLYSTQWDDWVAVGLY; encoded by the coding sequence ATGAAGTCTAAACAGAATAAACGATCTGCCCGAGTCTCGCCCAAAAAAATACAAATTAATAAAGGAGCAAAAGGGGTTACAGCACAGGCAGGCTTGATTCCTGCCGTAAAGTTCCTGCAAAAACATAATGTTGGCCAGCTTATCCAGGAAACTTTAGAACATCAACGCGGAGCCACCGCCACTTATGATGCAGTTGATATAATATTTCTCCCTTTGATAGCTATTATCGGCGGAGCTCGTTCTATCAGCAATATTGCAACAGTCTGGGCAGATAGCGTACTTTGCCGGATAGCAGGATGGCGGTTAATCCCGGACGAAACAACCTTTGGCCGCCTTTTTCGAACATTCAGCTATCGTCATATCAATAACCTGGAAGTTCTTAATCATCGGTTGCGTGCTCGCATGTGGCGTAAGGGATTGCGATCCGGGAAAAGTAAAGTCGGTGCAGCCCACTGTCTGGTTGTTGATGTGGATTCCACAGAAAAGACGGTATACGGTTCTCAGCAAGGAGCGGCCAAAGGGTTTAATCCACATAAACGCGGTGCAAAATCGTATCATCCTCTGCTTGCATTTTGCGCTGAAAGCAAAGAGATATTGCAAGGGTGGCTTCGATGCGGCAATGCCTATACAAGTAATGGTATTGTCGAGTTTACCAAGCAACTTCTGGCACACCTTCCCAATGGAACCCGGATTTTGTTCAGGGGCGACAGCGGTTTTTTTGTTGGTGCCCTGCTTGATCTTTTGGATCAGTATGGTCATAGTTACCTGATCAAGGTTAAGCTCAAGGGGCTGGTCACCCTTCTGTCCAAACAATCCTGGGAGCCGGTCCCCGGGCAGGCCGGTTGGGAACAATGTATCTTTTTTCATAAATGTACGACCTGGTCTTCGACCCGACTCTTTGTTGCGGTCCGCAGAGAGAAACCGGCTGACCCGGCAAAACCAGCGACCCTGTTTGAGATGAAGGAGTTCGATTACTTCTGTTATGTGGTCAGTGAGATTGCTGATCCATGGCAGGTCCACAAACGATACGGCCAACGAGCAACTTGTGAAACCTGGATTGAGGAAGCAAAAAACCAGACTGCGTTGGTACATATCAAGACAGAAGATTTCTGGGCAAATAGTGTGTTGTTTCAAACTGCTATTCTGGCATACAACACGATACGATGGATGGCTTTATTGAGCGGTAATGCTGTATTACGTCGCTGGGAGCCAGGTACAATTCGTACATTTCTCGTTCGGGTGGCTGGGAAGTATACTACTGGTGGACGGCAGCAAAAGCTATTTGTTCCCGAACGAATGCTGTATTCCACTCAGTGGGATGACTGGGTGGCGGTGGGGCTGTACTGA